The DNA sequence AAGATTGACAACATGTACTTGTCAGCTACTACACGCTCTACAGCTGCAGCTGTATAAAatacacagtacagtatgtagtgtCTGTTAGTTCAGTATTCATTCTTGTGTCATTTATCAGGATGCACTGTGATTAACATCTCTGAACCTATTCAATGAAACATGAAAGCCATTAAGATCAGCACCTGTTCTGTACAGTCACTGGTACTGACAAACAACCCTACTGATCATTTAGTGCTACAAAGAAATGGAGACATGTTGCAACAATGTGGTGAAGAATTAAGTTTCACCTGCTACTCCCACCTCTCCGGTCCCTGCCAGGTTGAGGTCTGGGAAACGAGCCGGGTCCAGTGAATAGACCTGAGAGCGATGGGCGTTGGGTTGCATACCACAACCCTCCTGGAGGTGGAAGAGAAATAGAATGACAATGAAGGGAGGAGAGGTGAAGGACAGCGGAACATTGTGCGGTTCAAAGATGCTTTGGAAAAGTTCTGGGAAATTTGTTTTCCTGCCAAGAGCTAGATAAGACAATTTATACCACTGTCacgtctgtacagtaaatatgaagctacagtcagAACCCGGCTAACTAAACTCCCAACCAAGAtatagtccagcacataatcCCCCTAAAATGGTGAATTGTCTGTTttaaactaaacaaatgacacataacttgttaattagtgagttttagagatGCTGTTTGGTGGATTTTGCTAACTTTGGGTAGAGCCAAGTTAGTTGTTTCCCCTTGTTTAAAGTCTTTGagctaagctaagttagctaTCTGCAGCTTTATATTTACCGTACAGACATTAtagtgatatcaatcttctcacctAACCATGAAAGTGAATGAGCGCATTTCCCAAAAGgttgaacctttcctttaaccTATTAACTCTTGAATGTTTTGCACCATAACTACAGAATATCAACAGAAATCTCAATAGTACTTTGTGAATGTTACAAAATACtttgatatttaatttatgAGCAATGAAATCAGTTTTTTGATATAAGGTTCTGTATCTTCCATTAAATCACGTTCTGTTATCATGACAACCACTAATGCAAAGTCAGATATGCAAATGGAACAGAGTCACTGTGGAATAAACTCACAAACACTGCCCCCTTCAGGATGTCAGGTACAACCATGGGAATGAAGCCCTGCAAGAGtcaaaaggaaaacacagactTAGTTCTCCAACAAAATTATAccacacattcattttatttacagcCAATATTTCACAGGCTTACCCGACGCTGCAGTGTGTCGAGGGCGAAGTTTTGGAGTGCAATCTGAAGTCTGGCCCCTGCTCCCCTCAGATAGTAGGACCTGTGGCCTGAGACATGAGCTAGATGCCTGTGGGAGaggacagaggaataaaatataatgatacCCATTCATATCAATGAGGGCAGGCTAAATATTGGACAATATATTGAATATTATGGTATTACCATATTCATAAAACTGCATAAAAATTTTTCTAAGGTCTTCATATTTTTGCTCTCAACCTGCATTGGAATAAACTGAAATACTAACATCTTCTCGTCTTCTGTTTTCATATGAGCACAATGTTCAAGGAATAGTGCACAGACAGTTCAGAAAGTGGAATGTCAAGTGGAAAAACCAGAGTCATCCTCACCTCTGCCTGATGAGACCCAACTCCTCCCCCAGTTCTACATGGCCTCTGGGCTTGAAGTCAAACTCTAGAGCAAAGacagaacacattttcagatcATTGTTAAACTCATGAGGATAAAGCATGTCTATTCAAAGTCAATTCCTCCAGAGTTCAGATCAATAACGGTATAGATCACATCAGTCACCTGGTTTCTGTCCAACCAGCTCCACCACCCTCGCCTGGCTCTCATCTCCAACTGGctgaaaaggagaaaaggggAAATTTTAGGAAGTTTTAAATGTAGTAAATGTCTCCCCAGATACTCCAGaaaaaagtctgtgtgtgtgtttatactcaCCACATCAGGGTGTGTGGTGTTGGGAAGTCGGAGCGCTCGTCCGTAGTGTTCCTGATCCAGCTCAGTCTCTTTGTCGTAGAGCTGATTCAGTCTGTTGCGGATGTCTCGACCCTTCTGCAGAGCCTGCTTGTACTCTGGAAGCTGCATGATGAACAACAAGCATTCAGAACTGGGCCCAAATTAAGTTTACTAGTGCAATGCTGCCAAGATTGATGATTGAATCAACTAAGTAATAAAAGATGATGTGGCAAAGTTTAACTTACATTGGCGAGGGCTTTCTTGTCATTCTTGGTCTGTGAGGAAAACATTATGTCAAATATTTGGATCATCTTTATACTCTTACAACATATGACCCGCATGTGAGTCAAGAGTCATATAAGGTGAGTGAGTAATAGAGTGAAAAGTCTTTAGAgatattattttagtttagttttttgcaTCTATAAGTTCTGTAATACTcaaaacaatcaacataaataactataaaagGTTTGACTAATCATATTATGGAAAACTGGTCATAGTGACCAGTGCAGTAATAACCTTTAAACTTTACTGACCACGAGCGCTTTGACTGtttcactgatgtgtttcttCTGCATCTCCAGCTCAGAGATTTCTGTCCTCACAGCCTGGAGctgctgccacacacacacctgaaatgtgcaggggaaaaaaacacacacacacacaatcaataTATCAGTTGAAAAGCTGGTAGAACAGTGGGTGCGAAActgaaaaagtaattaaatttaAACTCTTAACTTTCAGTGTTCTCCTTTGTGACAATGTTTGCTTGTCTTTATTTAGCTGTATGTTAACAGTTCACTATGTAAATCCTGGTACgttttgtttaaatttattgTGTATACTGCTGCGTATAATGATAGCTTTCAACAACCAGAGTCAAATTTCTCGTGTCTGTTTCAATTTACTGGACCAATAAAGTTGAGTTTGATTCGATATAGTCTTAATCTTACAGTGTTTCTTTGAAGAAAAATTGTGCTTAGAGTAAATATTCTCGCTTAAGTTACCATTTTTTACGGCTTTATAAACATCAATttgacaaatgtaaaatgtcttgTGCATATTTACCATGTCTGTTAGCAGGAAATAGATTGATGTGATCTGGACACAATTTAAAGATCCCCACCAGACTTGTTTTAATACAGTATACAAAAactctgaataaaaaaaatgaataataatttgtatctgatatggtttttccacaaaaaaggtGACGTAGTTagtagttaaaattacatctactacATCTCCCTCATatacagaatctatgaatatgcaaatatcatTGTTGTTGATTGCAACAACTGATTCAAAACTCTGCTGCCTGACTGCTGACCAGGACCAGAGGAGAACACGTGACACCTGCTTTAAAGTCCTTATACTGGTGGCCTCAGtttctgtattcattttaaaattcttttacttgtttttaaagcacttcatggTCTTGCATGAGTCTACTTTTCTGACATGCTTGCAATGTATGAACCAGTACGACCCCTCAGGTCCTCTGGTCTTTTAGTTGTTCCAAAGTGTAGGAGTAAAACTTTTGGTGAGGcagcttttagtttttatgctctgagctgctggaaCAGTCTGGCTGAGGATCTGAGAGCAGCTTGAAGTGATGATATCTTTCAACCGACCTCTTCAGCCAGGCTTTAGATATCTGTTAACTGTCAAACACTTTGAATTGCGCCAACCCgcatgaaaggtgctataaaaattaagtttgtttgattgattaaGTATGTCCACTGAAGGCTTGAAGTTCCCCATCACACATCACATTtatgtaagttgcatactggcaATGGTGGAAGGTAACTAAGTGCATCTacacaagtactgtacttatATTAAGTGCAattctgaggtacttgtactttacttgagtatttccatttcatgctactttatacttccactgcacTATATTTAAGTGGGAAATATTGtgttgaaaattgaaaaaagtgttttaatgagtgtctaatgtggtctggatggggGGGAAAGCAGTAAAATCacccttttttcagttttcccaAATAGAATAAAGATTTCGAAAATCTGAAACTATGTTTTAATGACTCTCTGAAGTCTCCTTGTTAATCTAGcccagatttgacaagtctaagtatagtgCTTTTGAtctggaagaagaaaaacaaaacaaaaaaacagtgaaatcacccttttttctgtttttatatgcaaaataaaggttttgcAAATCTgtaagtgggtttaaacagcgttAAGGCTTCTGCTACGATGTCTAACACTCTTTCATAAGTGTTAACTCATAGgccaagatttttttctttttcagttcagttcttttaacaatataataatacaaataatcacTAACAATTTAATTTCAACAAGCACATAAGTAAATGaagagacaaacaaataaaaaaacaacacaaacgtTTTAGTTAAGGTGTGCTCTAACACTGACGTCATGACCTGTGATTGATGTATAAGTGAGCTTGTGCAAATCAAGATGTTCTATTTCCGGTTCAAGCAACACCGATGATGAGTACGTACCGATGCGTACGAGTATTCCTCAATGAATTATGTGTAATTAAACCGGTTTCCCCACCTTTATGATGCCAGCGCCAACAGTGTGAGTGCTGTCAATACAGAGAAATATTATTATGTATGTTCCCCTTAACTTTACCCTTAACTTTTCCCTTAACCCCGAATAggaagctaacttcagcgtcTTCTGTGTGTGCAGGTTGCTCTAGCATTAATGGGAGACAGTTCCATTTGATGTACGTGGGCTATAAATTATTTTAGAAAGACTTCTGAACACTCACAATGTTCCTGACATCCTCCCCCCGCAGGTCTCCCTTCCTGCTCTCCACATTAGCGATGACCGAGTCAGTGTGCTCGCACACTGCTGTCATGTCCAGCTCTGGTTTGTCACTGTAGCCTTCACGGACATGCTCGTACAAACTGCTGTGGGCTTTGTGAGAGAAGCGGTGCGGGATAACTACGCTGCTCCTCTGCCTTGAATAATGTCTAGCGACCGGCTTCAACACAGTCAGTGCAGCGCGTCCAACTCTAGCTGCCATGCTGAAGGCAGTCGCCATGTTTGTCTTGTGTCTGATGTTACATTCACGGAGCGTGGGAATAATTGAACTCTCTGTAGGGCTTATGGTCACCCTTTGTGCATGCACTTCGAAATATTTGCACATGAATCCATGTTTCGATAGTATATCACCTAAATTAAGTGATGTTATGACATTGATGGAATTCACAGTTCTTTTTTTACGGCCGTCTTCAAGGAACCAGGGagcattatttatgtttctacACGGTCGTATCTACCTAAAATGCAGCATGAATGCGGAAAtgagtaaaataaagcattaccaatct is a window from the Thunnus thynnus chromosome 7, fThuThy2.1, whole genome shotgun sequence genome containing:
- the sars2 gene encoding serine--tRNA ligase, mitochondrial, with translation MCKYFEVHAQRVTISPTESSIIPTLRECNIRHKTNMATAFSMAARVGRAALTVLKPVARHYSRQRSSVVIPHRFSHKAHSSLYEHVREGYSDKPELDMTAVCEHTDSVIANVESRKGDLRGEDVRNIVCVWQQLQAVRTEISELEMQKKHISETVKALVTKNDKKALANLPEYKQALQKGRDIRNRLNQLYDKETELDQEHYGRALRLPNTTHPDVPVGDESQARVVELVGQKPEFDFKPRGHVELGEELGLIRQRHLAHVSGHRSYYLRGAGARLQIALQNFALDTLQRRGFIPMVVPDILKGAVFEGCGMQPNAHRSQVYSLDPARFPDLNLAGTGEVGVAGYFMDHAVNWKDLPVRTVCSSTCYRAETDTGRETWGLYRVHHFNKVEMFGVTADETGEESSQLLEEFVSLQKEMFSALELHYRVLDMPTQELGPPAYRKYDIEAWMPGRNSYGEISSGSNCTDYQSRRLNILYEREDGSLQYAHTVNATACAIPRTIIAILETHQTKEGSVRVPRALQPYFGLEVIEKPKCTPLKYIGPNQHTRPPRPAPKTR